The DNA segment GCGAGTTCATAACGAGCACCGAGCTAGAAGACTGAATAATCTAACACCTGCATATAACAAACCAAGTTAACTTATGACCTCAATTCAGAGACTTACAAATAGGAAAAAACAGCTATCCCTTTTGATGCTGTACGAGTCTTAATCTGCAATGCAATTTGCCATTAGCTTTATGTTTTCACGAGCATAAAAAATCCCCCACAGGGTCGCTGCGGGGGATGAGATTTCACTCTAGCGCTAACTATTGGGCTAATGCTTAGCCTAGTTATTCGCTTAAGTTATTCGCTTAAGTTGTTCGCCTAAGATCTGGTGGTAGATAGCTTCAACCCGCTCACTATGGGACTTGACGGCATCAATGGGTAACACGCTTTTCTTCTGCTGCAGCGTCAACCTATGGCACTCATCACGCAGATGGCAGTAGGCTTGAGTTAACGCCTGCGCACTATCTAAGGGCAACAGCTCAAGTTCAGCAAGCTCGGCAAATATACGCACGTTATCAGACCAAAACGACAATGCTTTATGTTGATTGCTATGTGCCAGCACTAAGTATTGAGCAATAAACTCAATATCGGCAATACCGCCACTGCTTTGCTTAAGGTCAAACATGCCCGCTTCGACTTTTAAAAGATGATCGCGCATCTTAACCCGCATATCTCTCACATCTTTTGCCAAGATGGCCATATCACGCTCATTTTCTAACACCTCAGCCCTGAGTTCATTAAAGCGCATAGACAGTGCAGTATCACCAAACATGAAACGTGCTCTGACTAAGGCTTGATGCTCCCATGTCCAGGCATCGCTGCGCTGGTAATCACCAAAGTGTTCTATCTCGCTCACCAATAACCCCGACGCGCCAGAGGGTCGCAGGCGCATATCGACTTCATACAACTCGCCAGAGTTAGTACGGGTCGAGAAAAAGTGCAGCACTCGCTGGGCCAGCTTTAGGTAAAAGTGGCCGATATCGATGGCTCTATCACCATTGGTCAGCCCGACTTGACTGCCGTTATGCAAAAAGACTAAGTCAAGATCTGAGCCGTAACCGAGCTCAATGCCACCCGCTTTTCCGTAACCTACAACCGCAAAGCCCATCTCATTATCTTTAAGGTTTTCTGGTACACCATGACGAGCACTGACCTGTGCCCACGCCTGATGCACCACCTGCTCGATAATCGCTTCGGCCAAGAAGGTTAAGTGATCGCTCACTTCCATCACTGGCAACACCCCTGTCACGTCTGCTGCGGCAATCTTTAACTGCTGTGATAACTTAAACTGACGTAGCGCTTCCATCTGTTGCTCTAAATCATCTTCCGGCACACGCAGCAGATATTGACGCAATTCACTGCCGTAATCGTCTAACGGCGTGGTGTCATACAGCTGGGCAGGATCGATCAACTCATCGAGCAGCATGGGAAACTTCGCCAGCTGCTGAGCAATCCATGGACTGGCGAGACAAAGACTAACGAGCTGCTGCCTTGCCCCTGGGTTTTCACACAAGAGCTCAAGATAGGTGGTACGCGTTAAGATCTGATCCAGCACCTTTGACACCGGCTCAAATGCCTTCGAAGGAGTTGCCACCGAGGTAAACTCTGACAATAGCTTAGGCATCAACTTGTCTAAGGTTTCGCGCCCCCTTGGACCAATAGTGCGGCGCGCCACAGTCTCGTGCCAGCCGTTAAGCAGCGGCCAAAGCTTTTCATCATCGATCCCCTGCTCTTCTAAAATTGAGAGCGCATGCTCATCTTCATAGGCGCTCCATAACTGCTGAGTCCACGTCTCGCTTTGATCCTCATGAATATTACCCCCAACAGTTTCCAGGAAATGGCTGTGGATCTGTCTCATGGCCATTTCAATCTGCTCCCGCAGATCCATTTCGGTATCGGCGTTGAGGGCATAGCATAAACGCTGCCAATCAAGCGCTTCACTAGGTAATGTCTGGGTTTGCTCATCGTTTATCGCTTGCAATAAGTTTTCAACCCGGCGCAGTAACACATAGCTATTTTTTAGCTCATCGACGGCCAAGTACTCCAGCTGTCCTAGCTGGTACAGAGTATCAATGGCTGCAAACAGGCTCTGCTGCCTTAATGTGGGCTCGCGGCCACCACGAATAAGCTGAAAACTCTGCACCACGAATTCGACCTCTCGAATACCACCGGCGCCGAGTTTAATATTGTCAGTCAACTTACGGCGGCGAACCTCTTGGGTGATCAAGCCCTTCATCTTGCGCAGTGATTCTATCGCCGAAAAATCTAAATAACGGCGATACACAAACGGTCTGAGCAGATCATGCAGCTCGTCAGAGTCGGCAGTCCAAGGCCCTAGTGCTCGCGCCTTTATCATGGCATAGCGTTCCCAATCACGGCCCTGCTCTTGATAGTAATCTTCCAGCCCGCTAAAGCTAACCACTAATGGACCACTTTCACCATAGGGGCGCAGGCGCATATCGACGCGATATACAAATCCGTCAACCGTGACTTGGTGGAGCAAGTTAACCAAGCGCTGGCCCATGCGAATAAAGAACTGCTGGTTTTCTAATGCACGCCTTCCCCCAACCGTTTCACCGTGTTCAGCAAAGGTAAAGATAAGGTCAATGTCTGACGAGAAGTTAAGCTCACGACCACCGAGCTTGCCCATCCCTAAGATGAGTAACTTCTGTGGTTTGCCTTGGCTATCGCTTGGAGTACCGAGCGTGGCGCACATCTCGCGATATAACCAATCTCGACCCGCTATAATGAGTGCCTCGGCCAAGGCGGATAGATCTAATAATGATTCTGCTAATTCGCTGTAACCAAGAAAGTCACGCCAAGCGATACACACCATCTGCCGATTACGGTATTGACGCAAAATACGTTTGGCTTGCTCTTCATCGGTAGCGGACTCGAGTAAGTTAGCCAGTTCACCATCGAATGTTTGGCGCTCAATATTATGCAGTGCATGCTTAAATAATGCGGGGATCCAGTGGGGGTGGCGACACAGCTGGGTTGCAATAAAATCACTTAGCGCAAAAACCTGTTTTAATTCATGTCGCTGCTCTTCTGTCAGAGTGACTAGCATATCCTCGGCGCTATCAGTGAGTCTTTGCCAATATCGTTCTGCGGTCTCAGCCATTTGAGTGCTGACAAGCTTATTACCCAGTGTAGCCGTGCGCATAATAATCCCTAACAATTTTGTATGTCGACATATTATGTCGTTAATGATATAGATAGAGCGTAAATAAATGTGAGCAATCTTTGGCGTTTATGTTGGCCTGTTGAGACTATTTTATCTAACTGAGCCATGAAAACAGGATCCGTAGTATTTTTATGCTCTAATAGGCAATACTATACTCAAGCCGTAACAAATGCGTAAGACCCAATTATTTCTCTTGTTAATTCAAGGTTCCAGCAAGTGAATAATGGCTTAATAAGCTAAGATAATACCAGCCTTTTGGCTCAGTATATCCTCGCATTTGGTGATAGTGATTTGGCCACTTTAAGCAAAACAATCGAATTTGGAGAAACTATGGCAGGAATGCTAACCCGCGTTCTCACCGTCATACTGGCACTCGCCCTCGCAGGATGTGGCGATGATAGACCAGAGCAAATTGCAAAGTATCAGCAGCTGACTCAGCAACGCCTCGATACTCTGAGCACTATGCTGAGCGACGGTCAGGTACGTAATGCTAATTTGCTCAAACAATACACCCAAGTATTGGAAAGGCAAAAACCAGACTTAAGCCCACTGCTCAACGAGCTTGCCACCGACGCTACTAACCGTGGCCCGATGTTTACCTCGCTGACGCGGCGATTGACTGAATCTCAAAATCCAGCCAATTTTATCGATCTCGATCAGCAGCTGACTGAAGTTGAAAACCTCTACCAAGCAGCCGATCCAAGCTTGTACAACGATATGCTGTCAGATCCCCTCAACGTGGTCGCTGACATGTCTGATGGCGCGCTCGCAAGGGTGAACTCCATTAGCCGTGAAGCCGCAGCGCTTGCTAATGGCGCCGAAGACTTTGGCGCGGGTAGTCAGTTAGTGGGTAACCCCTCTTACGGTAGCTGGCAAACGGGCTCTAATGGCATGTCATTTTGGGCTTGGTACGGCATGTACTCCATGTTCTCTAACCTGACTCGCGGTCCAATTGGCTACGATCGCTGGTCGAGTCGCCGTAACTATAGCTATTACAACGATGTTGGCCGCTACCGCTACACCTCGCCAAAACAGGCTAGAGCACAGACTCAAACCTATGAGCGCACTAAGAAACAGTTTAATTCTCAAGGTCGTAAGTTTGATAGCCCCTACGCCAAGTCGCGTACCGGCTCAACGAGCCTTTCGAGACAAAGTAGCAGTACCCCAAAAGCCAGTTCAACAGGACGCACTGCGAGCAGCAAGAGCAAGTTCCGCTCTAACTACTCTAAGGACAGCAGCTTCCGTAATTCCAGCAGTCGTACCACTCGCGGTGTTCGCCGAGGCAAATAATTAAGGAACTTTTATGACATTTTTAGAAAACTATGGCCTCACTCTCGATCTACTGATTATTCTGGTCATCGATATCGCCATTGCAGTATTGCTTTTAACATTAATGCGTTACCTGCAAGGCTGGACGATTAAGGTCAATAGTCGCCACGAACTGGCTGAAAACGATAACTTTGCTTTTGGTATTAGTACTGCCGGCGCAGTAATGGCGCTAGGTATTGTACTAACGGGGGCGATTACCGGTGAAGCCGCCGAGTCGTACTTGGTTGAAGCCATTGGCATGACGGCCTACGGTTTGTTTGGTCTGGTATTGATTAAGCTCGGTCGTTTTTTACATGATAAAATTGCGCTAAACGATATTGATAAAAATGCCTTAATCATCAAGGGCAATGTCTCTGTTGCGATTGTTGATGCGAGCGCCGCGATTGCCACTGCGATTATTATTCGCTCGGTATTAATGTGGGCAGAAGATCTTACCGTTTACACCTTTATTGCTATTTTTAGTGTCTTTGTTATTTCACAGCTGATGTTAGTACTGCTGACTCGTGGCCGTGAGAACCGCTATGCCAAGCGTAACCAAGGTGCATCGATGCAAAAGGCTATCGCCGAAGGACATGTGGCATTGGCCATTCGCCATAGCGGCTATATGCTTGCCATGGCATTTAGCTTTAATGCTGCTAGCCACTTTATTATCTTTGACCCACACGCCTATGTGGCAAATCTAATCGGCTGGTTAATCTTCTCTGTGGTGATGCTACTTTCTCTATCACTACTGATCACCTTGATTAAAAAGTTGGTGCTGGCCAAGATCAACCTATGCGAAGAAGTTGAAAAGCAGCATAACATCGGTCTGGCTTTCGTCGAGATGGCTATTAGCGTGTCTATCGCGATTATCCTCGCCGCCTTGATGGCTTAGATGAGATAAAGGGAGCGCTTGATACGCTCCCTTTTCTCTTATCTTATTTCGCGATCATCCGTAAAAACGATCTCTAATAAAAAATATCTCCAATACAAACTATCTCTAATCAATAAGCAACTGACACCCAATGCAAACCGACTCAAGCAGCACGACGACTTCAACCAATAATGACACCATAGAATCAGGCAAACTCGGCTGGTTCGATGATATATTACTACTCGGTATTATGGCCGTGCTCGCGGGCTGCGGCCTGATTTATGAATACCTGTTATCACATTATGCCGGACGTATTCTAGGCGCGCTCGAAGCCGCCATTTACACCATGATCGGCCTCATGATCGTCTCTATGGGAGTCGGCGCTTTTGCCGCCCGTAAAATTCGCTGCGCCTTTACCGGTTTTGCCGTTTTAGAACTGTGTGTTGCCCTGTGTGGCTCACTGGCTATCTTAATCACCGCCGCCGTTATTGGCTTTGGCCAGCAATTACCCTTAATCATTGCGAATACCTTAGGCCTGCCAGCAGATCAGCTCCCCGATGGCGGCTTTATTGGTGCCTTACAAAAACTTAGCGAATATCTGCCTTATGTGTGGGGCGTATTGCTCGGCCTAATGATAGGCATGGAGATCCCACTGATCGCAAGGGTGCGCCAAGCTTTGTCTGAGGCGCACCTAATGCACAACGCCGGCACCATCTATGGCGCAGACTATGTTGGCGCAGGTATTGGCGCGGCTATCTGGGTCGGCTTTATGTTGGCGATCGATATTCAGCTGGCGGCGGCGCTCACGGCGAGCTTTAATCTACTAGCTGGTTTTATCTTTATCTGGCGCTTCTGGCATCAAATTCGTCATGTAAAGCTACTGTTAGTGGGTCATTTTATCGCGACCGGGATTTTGGTACTGCTAGCCCTACATGGTCCTCAATGGGAGCAGAATTTTAATAATCTGCTTTATAAAGACAAGGTGGTTTATGCCAAGGCGACTCGCTTTCAGCAGCTGACCTTTACCGAGCGTTTAAGAGGCAACGGTCTAGGGCCTGTGCATTCACTGTATATCAATGGTCGCTTGCAGTTCTCTAGCAGTGATGAGCATATCTACCACTCATTCTTAGTACATCCGACCATGGCGGCCAGTGCTCGTCACGACAAGGTGTTAATCATTGGCGGCGGCGATGGTCTTGGCTTAACTCAAGTGCTGCAGTGGCAACCTAAGCAAGTCACCCTGATGGATCTAGACAGCGAATTGGTTAATCTTTTTAAGCAACCATCGAGTGATATGCCTGAGAATTTGAGTAAGGCACTATTGGCACTCAACCAGAATGCGCTTAACGACCCACGGGTAAGAATTATGTATGACGATGCCTTTAACGGTGTCGATAAACTGCTGGCGAAAGAGGAGAAGTTCGACGCCATTATTGTCGACCTACCCGACCCTAGCCATCCAGACCTTAACAAGCTCTATTCCGACGCTTTCTATTTAAAGCTTAAGGAACTAATGAGCAATGACGCTGCCTTAACCATACAGTCGACGTCACCTTATCATGCCCCTAATGCCTTTATCTCTGTCGGCAAGACTTTGGAGCTTGCCGGATTTAATGTCGATCAGTACCACCATAACGTACCTAGTTTTGGTGAATGGGGCTGGAGCATTGCCACCTTAGGTGGTAAAAGTGCTCGAGTTAGGCTACAAAGTGTGCAGCAACTGCCCGTTGACGATCCTTGGCTAACTCCAGGTCTAATCCATGCCGCCTTTGAGTTTCCGGGGAATTTTTACCAGGACAAGCCAGAGATTAAGCCCAATGTTTTAGGTTCAAGCCAGCTGTATCAATACCATCAGCAGGCTTGGTTAGAAAATCAGTAGAGTTTATTTTTGAATCGTAAAGATAGCACTTGACATATTATGTCGCGGTGTTATCTTTAATCACAGACATAATATGTCAATAAGGACAAATATGAATATCCACACAATTGCCAACCACCTAAATGAACTTGGCGACAACAGCCATACTGGCTTTCAATTTGATTGTTATCCAATTAATGGTGACGTGGAAGTTTTACAAGTTAATGTTGTTGGCCGAGAAGAGATCCCGGTATTTGTATCGGTAACGGACAACCAGATCCTTTGCATCAGTTATTTATGGGGCGAGGACGAAGTAAATCAAGAGCGCCGCAGCGAGATGTTTGAGACCATGTTAGAGCTCAACATTCCAATGCCACTGTCATCGTTTGCCAAAATTGACGATAAATACGTGGTCTACGGCGCACTATCTGTGCACTCAAGCATGCAAGAGATAGAACAAGAACTATCAGTACTTTCTGATAACTGTCTCGAAGTTATCGACGAACTTGTCGATTACCTTAAATAAAGGAGCCACATTATGGGCATTCTAAACAAAATTCTTACGGCCTTCCGTGGCGGCGCTACTGAAGTTGGCCAAGGCATCGTTGATGCAAACTCTACACGTATTTTTGAACAAGAGATCCGTGATGCAGAAAAACACCTCACTAAAGCTAAGCGTGACTTAACGGAAGTGATGGCAAAAGAGATGCAAGCTAGCCGTGAAGTCGATCGCCTAAAGCGCTCTGTAGCAGAGCACGAAGGCTATGTGACTCAAGCCCTTGAAAAAGGTAACGAGCCTCTAGCACTTGAAGTGGCTGAAAAGATTGCACAGCTTGATCAAGAACTAGCAGATCAACAGTCTGCTAACGACAGCTTTAGCGCCCATGCGACTCGTC comes from the Shewanella halifaxensis HAW-EB4 genome and includes:
- the glnE gene encoding bifunctional [glutamate--ammonia ligase]-adenylyl-L-tyrosine phosphorylase/[glutamate--ammonia-ligase] adenylyltransferase; the encoded protein is MRTATLGNKLVSTQMAETAERYWQRLTDSAEDMLVTLTEEQRHELKQVFALSDFIATQLCRHPHWIPALFKHALHNIERQTFDGELANLLESATDEEQAKRILRQYRNRQMVCIAWRDFLGYSELAESLLDLSALAEALIIAGRDWLYREMCATLGTPSDSQGKPQKLLILGMGKLGGRELNFSSDIDLIFTFAEHGETVGGRRALENQQFFIRMGQRLVNLLHQVTVDGFVYRVDMRLRPYGESGPLVVSFSGLEDYYQEQGRDWERYAMIKARALGPWTADSDELHDLLRPFVYRRYLDFSAIESLRKMKGLITQEVRRRKLTDNIKLGAGGIREVEFVVQSFQLIRGGREPTLRQQSLFAAIDTLYQLGQLEYLAVDELKNSYVLLRRVENLLQAINDEQTQTLPSEALDWQRLCYALNADTEMDLREQIEMAMRQIHSHFLETVGGNIHEDQSETWTQQLWSAYEDEHALSILEEQGIDDEKLWPLLNGWHETVARRTIGPRGRETLDKLMPKLLSEFTSVATPSKAFEPVSKVLDQILTRTTYLELLCENPGARQQLVSLCLASPWIAQQLAKFPMLLDELIDPAQLYDTTPLDDYGSELRQYLLRVPEDDLEQQMEALRQFKLSQQLKIAAADVTGVLPVMEVSDHLTFLAEAIIEQVVHQAWAQVSARHGVPENLKDNEMGFAVVGYGKAGGIELGYGSDLDLVFLHNGSQVGLTNGDRAIDIGHFYLKLAQRVLHFFSTRTNSGELYEVDMRLRPSGASGLLVSEIEHFGDYQRSDAWTWEHQALVRARFMFGDTALSMRFNELRAEVLENERDMAILAKDVRDMRVKMRDHLLKVEAGMFDLKQSSGGIADIEFIAQYLVLAHSNQHKALSFWSDNVRIFAELAELELLPLDSAQALTQAYCHLRDECHRLTLQQKKSVLPIDAVKSHSERVEAIYHQILGEQLKRIT
- a CDS encoding DUF350 domain-containing protein — protein: MTFLENYGLTLDLLIILVIDIAIAVLLLTLMRYLQGWTIKVNSRHELAENDNFAFGISTAGAVMALGIVLTGAITGEAAESYLVEAIGMTAYGLFGLVLIKLGRFLHDKIALNDIDKNALIIKGNVSVAIVDASAAIATAIIIRSVLMWAEDLTVYTFIAIFSVFVISQLMLVLLTRGRENRYAKRNQGASMQKAIAEGHVALAIRHSGYMLAMAFSFNAASHFIIFDPHAYVANLIGWLIFSVVMLLSLSLLITLIKKLVLAKINLCEEVEKQHNIGLAFVEMAISVSIAIILAALMA
- a CDS encoding polyamine aminopropyltransferase, yielding MQTDSSSTTTSTNNDTIESGKLGWFDDILLLGIMAVLAGCGLIYEYLLSHYAGRILGALEAAIYTMIGLMIVSMGVGAFAARKIRCAFTGFAVLELCVALCGSLAILITAAVIGFGQQLPLIIANTLGLPADQLPDGGFIGALQKLSEYLPYVWGVLLGLMIGMEIPLIARVRQALSEAHLMHNAGTIYGADYVGAGIGAAIWVGFMLAIDIQLAAALTASFNLLAGFIFIWRFWHQIRHVKLLLVGHFIATGILVLLALHGPQWEQNFNNLLYKDKVVYAKATRFQQLTFTERLRGNGLGPVHSLYINGRLQFSSSDEHIYHSFLVHPTMAASARHDKVLIIGGGDGLGLTQVLQWQPKQVTLMDLDSELVNLFKQPSSDMPENLSKALLALNQNALNDPRVRIMYDDAFNGVDKLLAKEEKFDAIIVDLPDPSHPDLNKLYSDAFYLKLKELMSNDAALTIQSTSPYHAPNAFISVGKTLELAGFNVDQYHHNVPSFGEWGWSIATLGGKSARVRLQSVQQLPVDDPWLTPGLIHAAFEFPGNFYQDKPEIKPNVLGSSQLYQYHQQAWLENQ
- a CDS encoding YjfI family protein, with the translated sequence MNIHTIANHLNELGDNSHTGFQFDCYPINGDVEVLQVNVVGREEIPVFVSVTDNQILCISYLWGEDEVNQERRSEMFETMLELNIPMPLSSFAKIDDKYVVYGALSVHSSMQEIEQELSVLSDNCLEVIDELVDYLK
- a CDS encoding PspA/IM30 family protein: MGILNKILTAFRGGATEVGQGIVDANSTRIFEQEIRDAEKHLTKAKRDLTEVMAKEMQASREVDRLKRSVAEHEGYVTQALEKGNEPLALEVAEKIAQLDQELADQQSANDSFSAHATRLKELVRKTERQLTDYQRQLTMVKTTESVQKATATITDSFAGSNSKLLNAKDSLERIKARQQSFDDRLKASETLAEENSDKALHDKLAQAGIGEQKSNANAVLDRIKARKG